The DNA segment TGATGAAACACTCAGAATAAATTTCACCAAGTCAAAGTAACATTGATTCAAAGTACAGGCGCGCACACACTCAAAGTCTTGCAGACAAATTAAACAACATAAAATATAATGTTTAGAACTGCTTAAGAAAAGTGTAAATGTGTTCATTGATCTCATCTGGTCTTTCTTGATTCACAAAGTGAGCAGCACCTTCTATCACCACAGTTTCCTGCAACAACGGCACATCGCTCTTGAACCCGCCTCCATGTATATAATCTTTAGTCCCTGGCATATGATAGGCCAAGTCTAATTCCCCTACAATGAACTTTGCCGGCACATGTACTCGAGCCCCAGTCCATGGGGCATTCAGTTCCCAATTCCTGAATTTTTTAGTACCAAGCAAGATAAGTGCGCTAGCTAGACAATGTCACAATGCTCAATAGTCATACATCCATATATATGTCCAATGGTACAAAATCGGGGGACGGGTTATGGGATGGGGTGAAGCCGTGAAGGTATACATACATGCCAATAGCGCGGTAGTAATTCACTCCTCCGGTGAATCCAGTCTGCTCGAATTTGCTTACGTAATAGAGCAACTCGTCTTCTGATAACCAGGGTGCTCTTTCAGTATTGTAGTCTAATCTTCTATCTTTTGGAAAAAGAAATGGACCTGGATTGCGGTATGAAAGGATATACTTGACAACTTCTTTAACCCCAACACTTGCAAACTCGGCTTCTATATCCCCAGCTTCCTGAAATATTTTGTTAAGCAATGCATATGTTATATAAGCCACTCAATTCATAATGTAACATTTGGAAAACAGAATATTTCAGGCAATTTTGAAGGTTTTCTAGAGAAAAATAACTGCACTGGTCAAACCACATAAAGATTTCCACCAAAGAGAATTACGCCTTTTCATTGAAAAATTGTCTTGAAACCAAAAAGTGAGTGGAACTCTGATACTCAATGCAAACGTGTCTCATTCAGTTGGGCCTCGAATGCATTTGTATTTAAATTGGGCCTAAACACCTAGTGGGCCTCAGAAGCAGACTACCAGTTTATGGGTGATTAATATGGGTAACTGGATCACAGGGAAAATAGGTAGATTCCCATATAAGGCAGGAGTAAAGATTATCGGCTTCTAGAGggaaaaaaagagagaagaaggTGTCTTTCAAACCAACTAGCACGTCACAGAGGCTCAACGTGCATGAAGATCAAGCAGAAGAGATACAAGACTCAAAAACACAGAGAAGAGAGGAGGAAAAGAATAGAGGGAAGAAAATGCTTGATTGTAGACTTTCTTGAGTAGTGTTTTGGATTTCCTTCTTGTACTGTACTTGAATTTCATCTTGGTTGATTAATAAATTCGATTGCGTTGTTCTCCCGTGGCTGTGGGTTTTCCAAGGCTGAACCACACATATTTGCGTCTTGATTATCTTAATTGCTTTGATGCTTGATTATGATTGAATGTGTATTGAATTGTGTTGGTGATTGAGTGTTGCCTTCATGCTGTAAAgaagaaaattgattttggtcTTTTCAGTGGTGAACAAACGGAAACAGAGTGGTGTTAGATTGATACCAAAATTGTGAAATCCCTTTAACACTCAAATTCGGGGACATGGGCCAATGATCTCTTGGCCAAGTGACTATGGTTATGGTGAGGCCTAAGACATGAAATCTTGATTTCAATTCTCACTTGTGTGGGTTGTGTAGTTAGATAGGAAATCCAGCATACCCCTTGtatcaaaataaaattcaagGACATTGAGGCAAATAAGGGCAGTCGATCGAACTGGTAGCTGGAGCAGGAAATCTTGATCTTTCTCTTTTCagtcaattttaaaaataggaTTTGAAATAGAAGTGTCAAAATGGGTTAGCGGGACGGATCGGCCCACTACTCGCCATAACCCACCATTAGGAGGGGCGACCTATTTTAGGTGGCGGTCTCGGGGTTGACCAATCTGACAGGCTTGGGTGTAATTTGGTGGGCTGTGGGTCGGTCCACCATTAGATGGGTCGGGCCGCCATTTGGTGGATTGAGAAATTACCAACCCAACCAACCTATTTTATATGACGAGACGAGGCAACTCGACGGACCTAACCcatttgaaatgatttgattTCAATGTATTCTCCAACATGGCTGAAAAACTTTTATGATCCATGTAAACTTTATTAATATGGCCTTTGGCATTTACTTTAATCCTTTTATTTTCTCTTTCTTTATGGTATTCTTCGTTGATTTCAGGAAGTATGTTTTCAGCACTGAACTATAGAGTAACAATTTTTAATTAGTTATTTCTTTTCTGTCGTTAATGCACGGACAAATCCTACAATAGTTACTCAACTTGTTCAATGAAATTTTCAAACTAATACAGAGCAAAAGAAATATAATCAGAAGAATTAGTATTAGTGAGAAGGGATATGGTCAGAAAAAAAGTAAgatcataaaattttgatatgatacCTGAAATCTGATAACATAATGTTCATCGCCCATCACACGAAGCAACTCCAATAAATTAATCCGAGGATCCCTGGGAATATACGCGACGCTCAAGTTCACCAAAGCTTTGACCCTATCCGGCCGGTACAAGCACAGATGCCAGGCAATGTAAGCGCCCCAGTCATGCCCAACAACAAACACCTTCCCTTCATTCGGACCAATGGCATCCAGAAGCGAAACCAAGTCTCCCACCAAATGGGGGATGGTGAACTTTGAAGGGTCATCGAGGGGTGCGCCGGTGGTATCCCCGTATCCCCTCATGTCCGGCGCCACCGCGCGGAAGCCACGCGCAGCCATGTACAGCATCTGGTGGCGCCACGAGTACCATAGCTCGGGGAAACCGTGCAAGAAAAGAACCAAAGGGCCTTCACCCAATTCAGCTACGTGCATGTTCAGGCCATTGATGGGGACTATCTTGTGCTCGATCTTCTCCATTAATGCAGCTGAATGGACAAGGAAATTGGAAGAAGACACTTTAATCTATAGATAGATAGAATCTAGGCAGGCGTTCACTTTCATGGCCGGCAACGTCAAATTTTGGACAGTACTGGAAGCCAAAGAGTGTGACGACGGAAGTGACGTGGCAGCAAGTAGAATGGGCCAAACAGCTGAGGCCCGATAACGTGTAATCTTGGTCCGGACCAGGCCCCTTCCAGCATAAATCCTTTTGAAATCAACCAAAGAGAAAAAAATGATTTGCTATAAAGTTtgattcttttttttaaaaaagtaaaattAAATGTGATACATAAATAGTTGAAAATAGTTTAATTGATAAATGATCAACTTATAAAGTCAAATTTaccatttatttaaattatttaaagtctAATAATATTGTTAAATTCAAAGATACACCATTTTATTGATTACAATTATAagcataaatttaaatttaattaaattttatattatgaaa comes from the Henckelia pumila isolate YLH828 chromosome 1, ASM3356847v2, whole genome shotgun sequence genome and includes:
- the LOC140875645 gene encoding epoxide hydrolase 1-like, which codes for MEKIEHKIVPINGLNMHVAELGEGPLVLFLHGFPELWYSWRHQMLYMAARGFRAVAPDMRGYGDTTGAPLDDPSKFTIPHLVGDLVSLLDAIGPNEGKVFVVGHDWGAYIAWHLCLYRPDRVKALVNLSVAYIPRDPRINLLELLRVMGDEHYVIRFQEAGDIEAEFASVGVKEVVKYILSYRNPGPFLFPKDRRLDYNTERAPWLSEDELLYYVSKFEQTGFTGGVNYYRAIGMNWELNAPWTGARVHVPAKFIVGELDLAYHMPGTKDYIHGGGFKSDVPLLQETVVIEGAAHFVNQERPDEINEHIYTFLKQF